A region of Dioscorea cayenensis subsp. rotundata cultivar TDr96_F1 chromosome 5, TDr96_F1_v2_PseudoChromosome.rev07_lg8_w22 25.fasta, whole genome shotgun sequence DNA encodes the following proteins:
- the LOC120260071 gene encoding mannose-specific lectin 2-like, whose amino-acid sequence MADHYHLLPLILALILLILPSSSHAKTQAMFSEPLQFLFGGQSVTDGDLTLSLSNDCGLILYKAGSPVLDFNTSTTTTYCALLLNKYGQLLLVPDNERTLTQAISTKTKSGRFALLFVDGKLGIFGPAIWNNGVNHSTLFNWNKPTPGYNHEKIKTASTDYILFSGNMANGSANGDVVIAQNGEVSATITKKCALAVNDDTGNTIWSSAPTSAEPTQCFLELTSHGELLLQGYNESGIFTQWSGGCSTEEKLYVCLLRYYGRISIYGLKTWLYDGSSSFAAAVSVVVAENIKMVTV is encoded by the coding sequence atGGCTGATCACTATCATCTTCTCCCATTAATCCTCGCCCTAATTCTTCTCATCCTCCCATCATCCTCCCATGCAAAAACCCAAGCCATGTTCTCGGAGCCTCTCCAATTCCTCTTCGGCGGCCAAAGTGTGACTGATGGTGACCTAACTTTATCCCTATCCAACGACTGTGGCCTTATCCTCTACAAAGCCGGAAGCCCCGTCCTAGACTTCAAcaccagcaccaccaccacATACTGTGCCCTCTTACTCAACAAATATGGCCAACTTCTTCTCGTCCCTGATAACGAGCGAACCCTCACTCAAGCCATCAGCACGAAGACCAAGTCCGGCCGATTCGCTTTGCTATTTGTAGACGGCAAGCTCGGTATCTTTGGGCCTGCCATCTGGAATAATGGTGTCAATCATTCAACTTTATTTAATTGGAACAAACCCACCCCAGGCTATAACCATGAAAAAATCAAGACAGCGTCCACAGATTACATTCTTTTCTCTGGTAACATGGCCAATGGCAGTGCAAATGGTGATGTTGTTATTGCACAAAATGGCGAGGTTTCAGCCACTATTACTAAAAAGTGTGCACTCGCTGTGAATGATGATACTGGCAACACTATATGGTCATCAGCGCCAACGAGTGCTGAACCAACACAGTGCTTCCTTGAGCTTACGTCTCATGGAGAGCTTCTTCTTCAAGGGTATAATGAATCTGGGATTTTTACACAGTGGAGTGGTGGATGTTCAACGGAAGAGAAACTTTATGTTTGTCTTCTGCGGTATTATGGTCGGATTTCTATTTATGGACTTAAGACTTGGCTTTATGatggttcttcttcttttgctgctGCTGTTTCTGTTGTTGTTGCTGAGAATATCAAGATGGTGACAGTTTAG